A genome region from Pseudoroseomonas cervicalis includes the following:
- a CDS encoding LysR family transcriptional regulator, with the protein MRPDVDALATFLQVVDSGSVTAAAARLGLAKSVVSKRVAQLEAQLSTQLLNRARRHVAPTEAGALLAERARALLAQLDTVADEVMARSGKLSGQLRLAAPLSFGTRHLGPLIAGFMRAYPEIEVVLDLDDRHVDLQAGAYDLGLRIGRLADSSLRARRLGLSRRVLCCSADYAARHGRPRSLEALAAHSCLGYANAAAGHLWRFVPGDGGAPRSLVLRGRLTANSGEALLEAACAGIGLVVLPRFLMAAPLREGRLVELDIPGWVPEPDNIQLVYPPTQALPLKTRTLIEYLAERIREPFPWDTAFAADGSAAV; encoded by the coding sequence ATGCGCCCCGATGTCGATGCGCTGGCGACCTTCCTGCAGGTGGTGGACAGCGGCAGCGTCACCGCCGCCGCGGCAAGGCTGGGCCTGGCGAAATCCGTGGTCAGCAAGCGGGTGGCGCAGCTGGAGGCGCAGCTCTCCACCCAGCTGCTGAACCGCGCCCGGCGCCATGTGGCACCGACCGAGGCCGGCGCGCTGCTGGCCGAGCGGGCGCGCGCCCTGCTGGCGCAGCTCGACACCGTGGCGGATGAGGTGATGGCGCGCTCCGGCAAGCTGTCGGGGCAGCTGCGGCTGGCGGCGCCGCTGAGCTTCGGCACGCGGCATCTGGGGCCGCTGATCGCCGGCTTCATGCGCGCCTATCCGGAGATCGAGGTGGTGCTGGATCTGGACGACCGGCATGTCGACCTGCAGGCGGGGGCCTATGATCTCGGCCTGCGCATCGGGCGGCTGGCGGATTCGTCGCTCAGGGCCAGGCGGCTCGGCCTCAGCCGGCGGGTGCTGTGCTGCAGCGCGGATTACGCCGCGCGGCATGGCAGGCCGCGCAGCCTGGAGGCGCTGGCGGCGCATTCCTGCCTGGGCTACGCCAATGCCGCGGCCGGGCATCTCTGGCGCTTCGTGCCCGGCGATGGCGGGGCGCCGCGCTCGCTGGTGCTGCGCGGCCGGCTGACGGCCAACAGCGGCGAGGCGCTGCTGGAGGCCGCCTGCGCCGGCATCGGGCTGGTGGTGCTGCCGCGTTTCCTGATGGCGGCGCCGCTGCGCGAGGGGCGGCTGGTGGAGCTGGACATCCCCGGCTGGGTGCCGGAGCCGGACAATATCCAGCTGGTCTATCCGCCGACCCAGGCGCTGCCGCTGAAGACCCGCACGCTGATCGAATACCTGGCCGAGCGCATCCGCGAGCCGTTTCCGTGGGACACGGCTTTCGCCGCGGACGGATCGGCGGCAGTCTGA